From one Lysinibacillus sp. G4S2 genomic stretch:
- the lpdA gene encoding dihydrolipoyl dehydrogenase — MAQNYDVVILGGGTGGYVAAIRAAQLGLKTAIVERERLGGTCLHKGCIPSKALLRSAEVYRTANKTAAEYGVDIEGVTLQFDKVQARKQAIVEQLSQGVNTLMKKGKIDVYQGIGRILGPSIFSPMPGTISVEMTNGDENEMLVPTNVVIATGSKPRGMAGLTVDGKYVMNSDHALQMEELPKSLLIVGGGVIGIEWASMLCDFGVYVTVLEYGPSILPAEDTDIVKEVTKQLEKRGVRIVTNARIDASTFKIENDNVFISANVNDKEELFEADKLLLCVGREANTQGIGLENTEIEVENGFIKVKDSYQTKESHMYAIGDVIGGLQLAHVASHEGLSAIEHIAMGKTEPLDVLKVPKCVYSYPEVASIGLTESAAREQGYTLKVGKVPFKAIGKALVNGETDGFVKIVADEETNDILGIHMVGPHVTDLIGEASLAKLLDATPWEISQAIHPHPSLNEVLMESALAVDKRAIHF, encoded by the coding sequence ATGGCTCAAAATTATGATGTTGTCATTTTAGGTGGAGGTACAGGAGGCTATGTTGCAGCGATTCGAGCTGCACAGTTGGGCTTGAAAACAGCCATAGTCGAACGTGAACGTCTAGGTGGAACATGCTTGCATAAAGGCTGTATACCAAGTAAGGCCTTACTTCGAAGTGCAGAAGTGTATCGTACAGCAAATAAAACAGCCGCTGAATATGGCGTAGATATTGAAGGGGTTACATTGCAATTCGACAAAGTGCAGGCTAGGAAACAAGCTATTGTTGAGCAATTGAGCCAAGGTGTGAATACACTGATGAAAAAAGGCAAGATAGACGTTTATCAGGGAATAGGGCGAATTTTAGGACCGTCCATTTTCTCACCAATGCCTGGCACTATTTCAGTTGAAATGACTAACGGCGATGAAAATGAAATGCTTGTACCAACAAATGTTGTGATTGCAACCGGATCTAAGCCAAGAGGAATGGCAGGCCTAACAGTTGACGGTAAATATGTGATGAACTCTGATCATGCACTACAAATGGAAGAACTGCCAAAGTCACTGTTAATTGTAGGTGGAGGAGTTATTGGAATTGAATGGGCTTCTATGCTTTGTGATTTTGGAGTTTATGTAACTGTATTAGAATATGGACCATCTATTTTACCTGCAGAGGATACGGATATTGTCAAAGAAGTGACAAAGCAGCTGGAAAAAAGAGGTGTTCGTATTGTAACAAATGCCCGCATAGATGCTAGTACCTTCAAAATTGAAAATGATAACGTTTTCATTTCTGCGAATGTCAATGATAAGGAAGAATTATTTGAGGCTGATAAATTATTGCTTTGTGTAGGGCGTGAGGCAAATACACAAGGTATTGGCTTGGAGAATACAGAAATAGAAGTTGAAAATGGGTTTATTAAAGTCAAAGATTCGTATCAAACAAAGGAATCACATATGTATGCCATTGGCGATGTAATCGGTGGCTTACAATTAGCGCATGTTGCTTCACATGAAGGGTTATCTGCAATTGAGCATATTGCAATGGGTAAAACAGAGCCACTTGATGTTCTAAAGGTTCCAAAATGCGTTTATTCTTACCCTGAGGTTGCAAGTATTGGCTTAACTGAAAGTGCTGCACGTGAGCAAGGTTATACATTGAAGGTCGGTAAGGTTCCATTCAAGGCGATTGGAAAAGCGTTAGTTAATGGAGAGACAGATGGCTTTGTAAAAATTGTTGCTGATGAAGAGACGAATGATATTTTGGGTATTCATATGGTAGGACCACATGTGACAGATTTAATTGGAGAAGCATCACTTGCTAAATTACTTGATGCAACCCCGTGGGAAATTAGTCAGGCCATTCATCCACATCCGTCACTTAATGAGGTGCTTATGGAATCAGCTCTAGCAGTCGATAAGCGCGCCATTCATTTTTAA
- a CDS encoding Glu/Leu/Phe/Val dehydrogenase: protein MEIFKYMEKYDYEQLVFCQDEASGLKAIIAIHDTTLGPALGGARMWTYASEENAIEDALRLARGMTYKNAAAGLNLGGGKTVIIGDPFKDKNEEMFRALGRFIQGLNGRYITAEDVGTTVSDMDLIHEETNYVTGISPAFGSSGNPSPVTAYGVYRGMKAAAKEAFGSDSLEGRTISVQGLGNVAYKLCEYLHNEGAKLVVTDINQAAIDRVVNDFDATAVAPEEIYSQEVDIFSPCALGAILNDETIPQLKAKVIAGSANNQLQDSRHGDYLHELGIVYAPDYVINAGGVINVADELYGYNHERAMKRVEGIYDSIEKIFTISKRDGIPTYVAANRLAEERIARVSKSRSQFLKNEKNILHGR from the coding sequence ATGGAAATCTTCAAGTATATGGAAAAGTATGATTATGAACAATTGGTATTTTGCCAAGACGAGGCATCAGGGTTAAAAGCGATTATCGCTATCCATGACACAACACTTGGACCAGCACTAGGTGGGGCACGTATGTGGACATATGCATCAGAAGAAAATGCGATTGAGGATGCATTGCGTTTAGCACGAGGGATGACCTATAAAAATGCTGCAGCTGGTTTAAACCTTGGCGGTGGAAAAACGGTCATTATCGGTGACCCATTTAAAGATAAAAATGAAGAAATGTTCCGTGCACTAGGGCGGTTCATTCAAGGGCTTAACGGTCGCTATATTACAGCAGAAGACGTTGGTACAACAGTGTCAGATATGGATTTAATTCATGAGGAAACAAATTATGTAACGGGAATTTCCCCGGCTTTTGGATCATCAGGAAACCCATCTCCAGTAACTGCTTATGGAGTTTACCGTGGTATGAAAGCAGCGGCAAAAGAAGCATTTGGATCTGATTCACTAGAGGGACGTACAATTTCAGTACAAGGACTAGGAAATGTCGCTTACAAGCTTTGCGAGTACTTACATAATGAGGGGGCAAAACTTGTTGTTACAGATATTAATCAAGCGGCAATTGATCGAGTTGTGAATGATTTTGATGCGACTGCTGTGGCACCAGAGGAAATCTATTCACAGGAAGTTGATATTTTCTCACCTTGCGCATTAGGAGCGATTTTAAATGATGAAACGATCCCGCAACTAAAAGCAAAGGTTATCGCTGGTTCTGCCAATAACCAATTACAAGATTCTCGTCATGGTGATTATTTACATGAATTAGGAATAGTTTACGCACCTGATTATGTTATCAATGCAGGTGGTGTAATTAACGTAGCTGATGAATTGTATGGATATAACCATGAGCGTGCGATGAAACGAGTTGAAGGCATTTATGATAGTATCGAAAAAATCTTCACTATTTCTAAACGTGACGGAATCCCGACATATGTAGCGGCTAATCGTTTAGCAGAAGAACGTATTGCTCGAGTATCAAAATCTCGTAGCCAATTCTTAAAAAATGAAAAAAATATTTTACACGGTCGTTAA
- a CDS encoding DUF2627 domain-containing protein, translated as MARFAAFIVMLIPGLMAAGGIKFMRDTLFGKLISPFPFLWLQFVVGVIFFVIGFGFFAGFLLHRDRKNGKVAPRFQKK; from the coding sequence ATGGCTCGTTTTGCTGCATTTATTGTAATGCTTATTCCAGGTCTTATGGCTGCAGGTGGCATTAAATTCATGCGTGATACATTATTTGGTAAGCTCATCTCACCTTTCCCATTTTTATGGCTCCAATTCGTCGTTGGCGTTATTTTCTTTGTTATTGGCTTTGGCTTTTTCGCAGGATTTTTACTTCATCGCGATCGAAAAAATGGAAAAGTGGCACCGCGCTTCCAAAAAAAATAA
- a CDS encoding glycerophosphodiester phosphodiesterase — protein sequence MSSESFIPVFAHRGASAYALENSFRAFEKALELGADGIELDIQFSKEGIPVVYHDPQLSRLVGINKLVNECTLEELLSFKLGKPWRRLFSTYKIPTFDVVLAWANSQQLPLNIELKSTVLDNKNALIQILKDLTLPVGSHFSSFHYELMEIVKQYKPEYETALIATKKVKWDLLSDYKAIDSVHMHKRYYKPRYLEACVASGKACRFYAIDGNETFLSNPHPSVIGWITDYPDKVIAKQQR from the coding sequence ATGTCTAGTGAGTCTTTCATTCCTGTATTTGCACATCGTGGGGCTTCAGCGTATGCACTTGAAAATAGCTTCAGAGCTTTTGAAAAGGCATTAGAGTTAGGGGCAGATGGGATTGAATTAGATATCCAATTTTCAAAAGAAGGAATTCCAGTTGTATATCATGATCCACAGCTATCAAGATTGGTTGGCATCAATAAACTAGTGAATGAATGTACGTTAGAAGAGCTACTAAGCTTTAAACTTGGGAAGCCGTGGAGACGATTATTTTCAACGTATAAAATTCCAACGTTTGATGTAGTTTTAGCATGGGCAAATTCACAACAGCTACCGCTTAATATCGAATTGAAATCGACAGTTCTTGATAATAAAAACGCACTTATTCAAATACTTAAGGATCTTACTTTACCTGTTGGTAGTCATTTTTCATCGTTTCACTACGAGCTAATGGAGATTGTGAAGCAATATAAACCGGAATACGAAACAGCACTTATCGCAACAAAGAAGGTAAAATGGGATTTGCTCAGTGATTATAAAGCTATTGACAGCGTGCATATGCATAAGAGATATTATAAACCAAGATATTTAGAGGCATGTGTAGCGAGTGGTAAAGCATGTCGTTTTTATGCGATTGATGGTAATGAAACATTTTTATCGAATCCACATCCTTCTGTAATAGGTTGGATTACTGATTATCCTGATAAAGTAATAGCGAAACAGCAACGTTAA
- a CDS encoding FapA family protein — protein MILVRNDNFEISEENGKVFMLTYSAGFPLKEFDHILRSHPRLKLSNFSILKNVLATESTSPVEIGRWLPNVEAEIARDKMSASIFIYETHDYIQKNKEKLTQQILETLENEGIVQGILDFNISEVEPGKAFLIAQGTPPVTGTDAQITYLPKPERKPVIREDGKADYYDMNFISEISEGSWLGEKIPATLGKPGKNVLGEIMAAVPGRDFPIRYDKKSAYEVEEEGIVVIRSKIAGVLDDVKGLIGVNRHLPINGDVGVETGNLEFDGSLSIKGTVTSGYTVIATGDISIEGAEGVSGAKLIKSIEGDVYIRGGIFGLGSTLVEAGGNIFVKHVNEANLLAADSIHIGSYALGSQLSAHSIFVDERKGKIIGGRAVAKNTIVTAITGNRLERRTDLIIESVNKQENYSIIQEKATQLKQLQSQISEHEEKIKSLLPFLSQMSKEQIATFEETKQGLNKLKAEAATIDREIKLMMDEMRHAGKEEIIVTKEAHPGTNIQIGKKSSLLSKMTNGKFLIEFGELNV, from the coding sequence TTGATACTAGTTCGAAATGATAACTTCGAAATATCAGAAGAAAATGGCAAGGTATTTATGCTTACTTACAGTGCTGGTTTTCCATTAAAAGAATTTGATCATATTTTAAGAAGTCATCCCCGACTTAAATTGTCTAATTTTTCTATATTAAAGAATGTTTTAGCAACAGAAAGCACAAGCCCTGTTGAAATTGGTCGTTGGCTTCCAAATGTTGAAGCAGAAATTGCACGAGATAAAATGTCTGCCTCTATATTTATATATGAAACACATGATTATATTCAAAAGAATAAAGAAAAATTAACGCAACAAATTTTGGAAACACTCGAAAACGAAGGAATTGTTCAAGGGATTTTAGATTTCAATATTTCCGAAGTTGAACCAGGAAAAGCATTTTTAATTGCACAAGGAACACCGCCTGTAACAGGAACAGATGCACAAATTACATATTTACCTAAACCGGAGAGAAAGCCAGTAATTCGCGAAGATGGGAAAGCGGATTATTACGACATGAACTTTATTTCTGAAATTTCTGAGGGTTCGTGGCTAGGCGAGAAAATCCCTGCGACATTAGGTAAACCAGGAAAAAATGTACTAGGCGAAATTATGGCTGCTGTACCAGGTCGTGATTTTCCTATACGATACGATAAAAAATCAGCTTATGAAGTGGAAGAGGAAGGAATAGTTGTCATCCGTTCAAAAATAGCTGGTGTATTAGATGATGTCAAGGGCCTGATTGGTGTTAATAGACATTTACCAATTAATGGAGATGTTGGCGTTGAAACAGGGAATCTCGAATTTGATGGCTCTCTAAGCATTAAAGGAACAGTTACATCTGGCTATACAGTCATTGCTACTGGTGATATTTCCATCGAAGGTGCTGAAGGTGTAAGCGGTGCCAAACTAATTAAATCCATTGAAGGGGATGTCTACATTCGAGGAGGAATTTTTGGCCTAGGATCAACTCTTGTAGAGGCAGGCGGCAATATTTTCGTCAAGCATGTTAATGAGGCGAATTTACTAGCGGCTGACAGTATTCATATAGGATCTTATGCATTGGGATCACAGCTCTCTGCACATTCTATCTTTGTGGACGAACGAAAAGGGAAAATAATTGGAGGTCGTGCCGTCGCCAAGAATACAATCGTCACTGCCATCACAGGAAATCGTTTAGAGCGTCGAACTGATTTAATCATCGAAAGTGTCAACAAACAGGAAAACTATTCCATTATACAAGAAAAGGCAACGCAGCTTAAGCAGCTGCAATCACAAATTTCAGAGCACGAGGAGAAAATTAAAAGCTTACTACCATTCCTTAGCCAAATGTCTAAGGAACAAATAGCTACATTTGAAGAAACAAAACAAGGGTTAAACAAATTGAAAGCTGAGGCAGCGACAATTGATCGTGAAATTAAACTAATGATGGATGAAATGCGTCATGCTGGAAAAGAAGAAATTATTGTGACAAAGGAAGCTCATCCTGGTACCAATATTCAAATTGGCAAAAAATCATCCTTATTAAGTAAAATGACAAATGGTAAATTCCTTATCGAATTTGGTGAGTTGAATGTCTAG
- a CDS encoding PH domain-containing protein, producing MGLFDGLIGNASEVNFEKLQEEVKDLLIPNETIKNAYKIIRDIFVFTDKRLILIDKQGVTGKKTEYHSIPYKNILHFSVETAGTFDLDAELKIWVSSSQLPIQKNFNKSTNIYKVQSVLAEYVLG from the coding sequence ATGGGGTTATTTGATGGATTAATTGGTAATGCAAGCGAAGTAAATTTTGAAAAATTACAGGAAGAAGTTAAAGATTTATTAATACCCAATGAAACTATTAAGAATGCATATAAAATTATAAGGGATATCTTTGTTTTTACGGATAAAAGACTTATCTTAATCGATAAACAAGGAGTAACTGGCAAGAAAACGGAATATCATTCAATTCCATATAAGAATATTCTTCATTTTTCAGTTGAAACTGCGGGAACATTTGATTTAGATGCTGAATTAAAAATTTGGGTTTCAAGTAGTCAGTTACCAATACAGAAAAACTTTAATAAATCGACTAACATCTATAAAGTTCAAAGTGTATTAGCAGAATATGTATTAGGCTAG
- a CDS encoding SH3 domain-containing protein, whose translation MNYDFDLPLTKSKYFFKTTQKVSATTNVTVRTRPTKDSPSMGTLRKGEIVTITGPFEYEAVSTKKNHFVWYPVKRSDGTEGYVASSYLNYSASTPTPTPPVTPPTTGNVDVSKFADYNANQYWAEDFKWAVNIGIISGYPNVKNPATGKYENLLKPYTNLTENQMLSILFRYFKPDELASTIANTSWYGDVNYQLATKYSLPVLGANTASKQAIAGKDITRGNFARILASMHYGKTVSQSEAIKFLRDNGLTTTKTNEEFKPNDSLARAHTVAFFHRYEQIFNN comes from the coding sequence ATGAACTATGATTTTGATTTACCATTAACAAAATCAAAATATTTTTTTAAAACAACTCAAAAAGTTAGTGCAACAACTAATGTAACAGTTAGGACAAGACCTACTAAGGATAGTCCTTCTATGGGTACTTTACGTAAAGGCGAAATTGTTACCATTACGGGTCCTTTTGAATATGAAGCAGTATCAACGAAGAAAAACCATTTTGTTTGGTATCCTGTGAAAAGAAGTGACGGGACAGAGGGGTATGTAGCATCAAGTTATTTAAACTACTCAGCTTCAACACCAACGCCAACACCTCCAGTAACACCGCCAACAACGGGAAACGTTGATGTATCAAAGTTTGCTGATTACAATGCAAACCAATACTGGGCTGAGGATTTTAAGTGGGCAGTCAACATCGGTATCATCAGTGGATACCCAAACGTGAAAAACCCTGCAACAGGTAAATACGAAAACTTGCTGAAACCATACACAAACTTAACAGAAAACCAAATGCTGTCTATATTATTTAGATACTTCAAACCTGATGAACTAGCTTCAACGATAGCTAATACTTCATGGTATGGAGACGTAAACTACCAACTGGCTACAAAATACTCTCTACCAGTTCTAGGTGCAAACACAGCATCCAAACAAGCCATTGCAGGTAAGGATATCACACGGGGTAACTTCGCTCGTATCTTAGCTTCAATGCATTATGGTAAGACTGTATCTCAGTCAGAAGCTATTAAATTCCTTCGTGATAATGGTTTAACAACTACTAAAACAAATGAAGAGTTTAAACCAAATGATTCTCTAGCAAGAGCGCACACAGTGGCATTCTTCCACCGTTACGAACAAATATTCAATAACTAA
- a CDS encoding transglycosylase SLT domain-containing protein encodes MKKIFKPLISVIVVGALSLTINIDKNVLANDIANTCKYDAASKVNPDNSTMNCLLTETALSYNVPPEIVKAIAEGESGNWRHFDINGEAIVTADNGIGIMQLTNQAGYNQDRLKSDIVYNIQAGVKTLDDMFKRKDLPSINGGERDILEHWYFAIMAYNGTKPVNSPFVQATGERNAKAYQERILRIIENLELIDLTELPFTHEHF; translated from the coding sequence ATGAAAAAGATATTTAAACCATTGATTAGTGTTATTGTCGTAGGTGCCCTCTCTCTAACTATAAATATAGATAAAAATGTATTAGCTAATGATATTGCAAATACATGTAAATATGATGCGGCATCGAAGGTCAATCCTGACAATTCCACAATGAACTGTTTGTTAACCGAAACAGCACTGAGTTATAATGTTCCTCCTGAAATTGTGAAGGCAATAGCGGAAGGTGAAAGTGGAAATTGGCGTCATTTCGATATTAATGGGGAAGCGATTGTGACAGCTGATAATGGAATTGGCATTATGCAACTTACAAATCAAGCTGGCTACAATCAAGATAGACTAAAAAGCGATATTGTCTATAATATTCAAGCTGGTGTAAAGACTCTAGATGATATGTTTAAGCGGAAGGATTTGCCTAGCATCAACGGTGGGGAAAGAGATATATTGGAACATTGGTACTTCGCTATCATGGCTTATAACGGTACTAAGCCAGTAAATAGTCCATTTGTCCAAGCAACTGGTGAAAGAAATGCAAAAGCCTATCAAGAAAGAATTCTCAGAATTATTGAGAATTTGGAATTAATAGACTTAACAGAGCTGCCTTTTACACACGAACATTTTTAA
- a CDS encoding YesK family protein, with amino-acid sequence MNAFMLDGWTPILLLGAIFLVGIYFISRKVSRKTLYTVSLVFSFICFGLVLYSIFVVGGWEGMGLGFVAISVLLGTWIGTIIGISSKKINV; translated from the coding sequence TTGAATGCATTTATGCTAGATGGATGGACACCCATATTACTTCTGGGGGCTATATTTCTTGTTGGGATTTACTTCATATCTCGTAAGGTATCACGAAAAACCTTATATACAGTTTCGTTAGTATTTAGCTTCATTTGTTTCGGCTTAGTCTTATACAGTATTTTTGTTGTTGGTGGATGGGAAGGTATGGGACTGGGATTCGTTGCGATTAGCGTCCTATTAGGAACATGGATAGGTACTATAATTGGAATTTCTAGTAAAAAAATAAATGTGTAA
- a CDS encoding GNAT family N-acetyltransferase — MLIRNYKNEDEQGWLRCRVLAFLNTAYYDNVLNKKEVYEHPSIELVAEIDGIIVGLIDVEYEVEEGTVCSRGNGLGGMIWHIAVHPDYARKGIGENLLKVAEKRAIEISLNRFEAWTRDDNWVQKWYKKMEFNQVESYYHLYFEGNEMNNRISTKVSNLFPVSTFAHYVGNDIEQFNDITRKHQCVCYEKYFK, encoded by the coding sequence GTGTTAATTAGAAACTATAAAAATGAAGATGAGCAAGGTTGGTTACGCTGTAGAGTTCTTGCTTTTCTAAATACGGCTTATTATGACAATGTGCTAAATAAAAAAGAAGTCTATGAACACCCTTCCATTGAGTTAGTAGCTGAAATAGATGGAATAATTGTTGGTTTAATTGATGTTGAATACGAAGTAGAAGAAGGTACAGTTTGTTCAAGAGGAAATGGTTTAGGTGGTATGATTTGGCATATAGCTGTACATCCCGATTATGCACGAAAAGGTATAGGTGAAAATTTATTAAAAGTTGCTGAAAAACGAGCGATTGAAATAAGTCTAAATCGCTTTGAAGCATGGACTCGTGATGATAATTGGGTACAAAAATGGTATAAAAAAATGGAGTTCAATCAAGTCGAATCATATTATCATCTTTATTTTGAAGGAAATGAAATGAATAATAGAATCTCAACGAAAGTTTCAAATTTATTTCCTGTTTCGACATTCGCTCATTATGTTGGCAATGATATTGAACAATTCAATGATATCACCCGCAAACATCAGTGTGTCTGTTATGAAAAATATTTCAAATAA
- a CDS encoding phage holin family protein, with protein MEKMSLFTILALTGTSLSFLVGGWHVSLTVLVAFMVIDIVTGVIVSLVQKRLSSKIAFVGFLKKTTIMIVIVLANLLDVLTASGVPVFRTMAIYFYIGMEGLSITENLARIGVPLPKGVKERLLQLANEENQQKY; from the coding sequence ATGGAGAAAATGAGTTTATTCACTATCCTAGCATTGACAGGAACATCATTGTCCTTCCTTGTTGGAGGATGGCATGTATCATTGACTGTTCTAGTTGCGTTTATGGTCATTGATATTGTGACAGGTGTAATTGTGTCACTTGTGCAAAAGCGTCTATCCTCAAAGATTGCTTTTGTCGGCTTCTTAAAGAAAACCACTATTATGATTGTGATAGTCTTAGCGAACCTATTAGACGTACTAACAGCGTCAGGTGTGCCTGTCTTTAGGACAATGGCTATTTACTTCTACATCGGCATGGAAGGGTTGTCTATCACTGAGAATCTAGCTAGGATAGGTGTTCCGTTGCCTAAAGGGGTAAAGGAACGACTATTACAGTTAGCAAATGAGGAAAATCAACAAAAATATTAA
- a CDS encoding phage portal protein produces the protein MNLDRYLQVKHKGNPTWFLEEVNSYDNQERLQDVFSKKKYLDGQHKILQRDSFKYNGQVIEPRKIVIQLAKTILNFQAQYLLKNSVNIIGAEKMVEQFLKVNKLGRFDDKNVIILSKLMKFGQVAEYLFINAKGRIDSKIIDAEDGTPVFNHHNEMIAFIEHYVFDGIAYYTVYTDKLVQEWSNEGGELKLAAQHANLSGLPVLYKTDNEFSDTEGRSELDDYTGILDNMEDVLSKYVDSMYKFMNPIPVAVGQQLKDSLPADIVGGGLNLDDGADFKMVTNQLDSKSFELVYKTLQQALLDVSSTPAVSMNKTDVSNLSEVSIKLLFSLADTKAGLNETYLKQGFYERWEKVCELLRYKGVQISEDDFMTLEFNFQYNTPSNHAEIIDNMSKQHSMGALSVETILEQSPYVNDVTLEMNRIQDVKPFEQEEHSNFSGSSNLAEKVS, from the coding sequence ATGAATTTAGATAGATATTTACAGGTTAAGCACAAAGGCAATCCCACTTGGTTTTTAGAGGAAGTAAATTCTTATGACAACCAAGAGCGTTTACAAGATGTGTTTAGTAAGAAAAAGTATTTAGATGGTCAACACAAGATACTACAGCGTGATTCATTTAAGTATAATGGTCAGGTCATTGAACCAAGAAAGATTGTTATTCAGTTGGCAAAGACTATTTTGAACTTCCAAGCGCAATACCTGTTGAAGAACAGTGTCAATATCATTGGGGCTGAGAAAATGGTTGAGCAGTTTTTGAAGGTCAATAAGCTAGGTCGCTTTGATGATAAAAATGTTATTATCCTAAGCAAGCTGATGAAATTTGGTCAGGTGGCTGAATACCTTTTCATTAATGCAAAAGGAAGAATTGATTCAAAAATTATTGACGCAGAGGATGGAACACCTGTGTTCAATCATCATAATGAGATGATTGCCTTTATTGAGCATTATGTCTTTGATGGAATTGCTTATTACACGGTTTATACTGATAAGCTAGTTCAAGAGTGGTCAAATGAAGGTGGAGAATTAAAACTCGCTGCTCAACACGCAAATTTAAGTGGCTTACCTGTCCTATACAAGACTGATAATGAGTTTAGTGATACAGAAGGGCGCTCAGAATTAGATGATTACACAGGAATCTTAGATAACATGGAAGATGTGTTATCCAAGTATGTTGACAGCATGTATAAGTTTATGAATCCTATCCCTGTTGCAGTTGGTCAGCAACTCAAAGATTCGTTGCCTGCTGATATTGTTGGAGGGGGCTTGAACCTTGATGATGGTGCTGATTTCAAAATGGTAACTAACCAATTAGATTCAAAGTCATTTGAACTAGTCTACAAGACGCTACAACAGGCTTTATTAGATGTAAGTTCAACACCTGCTGTATCAATGAATAAAACTGATGTTAGCAATTTATCAGAAGTTAGTATTAAGCTGTTGTTCTCACTAGCAGATACAAAAGCAGGTCTGAATGAAACATACTTAAAACAGGGCTTCTATGAGCGTTGGGAGAAGGTTTGTGAACTGTTGAGATACAAAGGTGTTCAGATTTCAGAAGATGATTTTATGACACTTGAGTTTAATTTCCAATACAACACACCATCTAACCACGCTGAGATTATTGACAACATGAGTAAGCAACATTCGATGGGAGCTTTAAGTGTTGAAACAATCCTTGAGCAGTCGCCATATGTGAATGATGTTACGCTTGAGATGAATCGCATACAAGATGTGAAACCATTTGAGCAGGAAGAACACAGTAATTTTAGTGGCTCTAGTAACCTTGCTGAAAAGGTATCATAA